In Nicotiana tabacum cultivar K326 chromosome 11, ASM71507v2, whole genome shotgun sequence, a single window of DNA contains:
- the LOC142165791 gene encoding uncharacterized protein LOC142165791, with translation MGYHILEFGRILDYRDELLRTNPESTCVVKLGEANESGKAVFQSFYVCFGALKNAFMGCRKCIGLDGCFLKGVCRGQLLVVVAKDANNQMLPLAWAVMEYENKNTCTWFVSLLKDDLGLGDGRGFTLITDMQKGLLAAIQDIIPACEHRMCARHILANWSKNWRGIQRRMLFWKCARSTYEAELKKNLKALSMLGKNIVDDLLYYNKETWCKVYFNVEVKCDVVDNNMAESFNAWILAARHKTIITMLEEIIVKMMTRIAKLREFANTWSCNISPMALKVLEENIEKSMRCTIFFNGDTGYQVKEETNQHIVCLRNNICSCRAWMLKGIPCPHAIAAMYYKGYEPADYVDNCYMKETYLMTYSHFLQPLNNMEMWPASTNPPVAPPVVKSMPGRPKKIRRKEAIETKKCGKLPKTGLVMRCNICKGVGHNRRGCHKSATAAASSGSGTTAAEASGTTAAEASGSGRPRGRPKV, from the exons ATGGGGTACCATATACTTGAGTTTGGAAGAATTCTTGACTATAGGGATGAATTGTTAAGAACCAATCCTGAGAGTACTTGTGTGGTAAAACTTGGTGAAGCTAATGAATCTGGTAAGGCAGTATTTCAAAGTTTCTATGTCTGTTTTGGTGCATTGAAGAATGCATTCATGGGGTGCAGGAAATGCATAGGTTTAGATGGTTGTTTTCTGAAGGGAGTTTGTAGAGGGCAGTTATTAGTTGTTGTAGCTAAGGATGCCAACAACCAAATGCTTCCACTTGCTTGGGCAGTAATGGAATATGAGAACAAAAATACCTGTACATGGTTTGTATCCTTGCTTAAAGATGATTTAGGATTAGGAGATGGCAGGGGTTTCACCTTGATTACAGACATGCAAAAG GGACTTCTAGCAGCAATTCAAGACATTATTCCAGCATGTGAGCACAGGATGTGTGCCAGACACATCCTTGCAAATTGGTCAAAGAATTGGAGAGGGATTCAGAGGAGGATGCTGTTCTGGAAGTGTGCTAGAAGTACATATGAGGCTGAACTCAAGAAAAACCTTAAAGCACTCAGTATGCTTGGTAAGAACATAGTTGATGATCTTTTATACTATAACAAAGAGACTTGGTGTAAGGTTTATTTTAATGTGGAAGTCAAGTGTGATGTTGTAGATAATAACATGGCTGAAAGTTTTAATGCATGGATCCTAGCTGCTAGGCACAAGACCATTATAACCATGCTTGAAGAAATAATAGTCAAGATGATGACTAGAATAGCTAAGTTAAGGGAATTTGCAAATACTTGGTCATGCAACATTTCTCCAATGGCATTAAAGGTCTTAGAGGAAAATATTGAAAAGTCAATGAGGtgtacaattttttttaatgGAGATACAGGATACCAAGTTAAGGAGGAAACAAATCAACATATTGTTTGCCTAAGAAATAACATTTGTAGTTGTAGGGCTTGGATGTTGAAAGGGATACCATGTCCACATGCCATAGCTGCAATGTACTATAAAGGGTATGAACCAGCTGACTATGTTGATAACTGCTATATGAAGGAGACATACTTGATGACATATTCTCACTTCCTTCAACCACTCAACAATATGGAAATGTGGCCTGCATCTACTAACCCTCCTGTTGCACCACCAGTGGTGAAAAGTATGCCTGGCAGGCCCAAGAAGATTAGGAGAAAAGAGGCAATTGAAaccaaaaaatgtggaaagttGCCTAAAACTGGACTTGTTATGAGGTGTAACATCTGCAAGGGTGTTGGTCACAACAGGAGGGGGTGTCATAAGAGTGCTACTGCTGCTGCATCATCAGGTTCAGGAACTACTGCTGCAGAAGCATCAGGAACTACTGCTGCAGAAGCATCAGGTTCAGGAAGACCAAGAGGCAGACCAAAGGTATAA